In Balaenoptera ricei isolate mBalRic1 chromosome 4, mBalRic1.hap2, whole genome shotgun sequence, the following are encoded in one genomic region:
- the CHMP2B gene encoding charged multivesicular body protein 2b — protein MASLFRKKTVDDVIKEQNRELRGTQRAIIRDRAALEKQEKQLELEIKKMAKIGNKEACRVLAKQLVHLRKQKTRTFAVSSKVTSMSTQTKVMNSQMKMAGAMSTTAKTMQAVNKKMDPQKTLQTMQNFQKENMKMEMTEEMINDTLDDIFEGSDDEEESQDIVNQVLDEIGIEISGKMAKAPSAARSLPSASTSKATISDEEIERQLKALGVD, from the exons ATGTAATAAAGGAACAGAATCGAGAGTTACGAGGTACACAGAGGGCTATAATCAGAGATCGAGCAGCtttagagaaacaagaaaagcagCTG gaattagaaattaagaaaatggccaaGATTGGTAATAAAGAAGCTTGCAGAGTTTTAGCCAAACAGCTTGTACAtctaaggaaacagaaaacaagaacTTTTGCTGTAAGTTCAAAAGTCACGTCTATGTCCACACAAACAAAAGTGATGAATTCCCAGATGAAGATGGCAGGAGCAATGTCTACTACAGCAAAA acAATGCAGGCAGTTAACAAGAAGATGGATCCACAAAAGACATTACAAACAATGCAGAATTTCCAGAAGGaaaacatgaaaatggaaatgactgAAGAAATGA TCAATGACACACTTGATGACATCTTTGAAGGCTCTGATGATGAAGAAGAAAGCCAAGATATTGTGAATCAAGTTCTTGATGAAATTGGAATTGAAATCTCTGGAAAG ATGGCCAAAGCTCCATCAGCAGCCCGAAGCTTACCATCTGCCTCTACTTCAAAGGCTACTATCTCCGATGAAGAGATTGAACGGCAACTCAAAGCTTTAGGAGTAGATTAA